The Cyanobacteriota bacterium genome contains the following window.
GGAGGAATCTGCCCATGGCATGAGTCGCGAACAAGCGGCAGAGTTGCTGCTAGAGGTGTCACGATTGCTGATGATAAAAGATAACGTGATTCGAGATTTGGTGAAGAAAAT
Protein-coding sequences here:
- a CDS encoding NblA/ycf18 family protein — protein: MDPSSFDLTLEQQFRMRLMEESAHGMSREQAAELLLEVSRLLMIKDNVIRDLVKKIAPRNILL